The genomic DNA ACTTCACTCTCTTGAGTTCATGGAACTTCAGAAAAGAAAAGCCAAGTTACTCTCCTTGCTTGAAGAGGTACTTATTTACAAGAAATCCGTATTCTATTATCAAAACATTTCATGGtcgtttcttttaaaaaatctaatccCTTTTTATTTGGTGTCAACTTATTCCTAAATATGTAAAATAGCCACAAATCTTATATCAAAGCATTTCATGGGTTtgttaaaaaatcttaaaactttgttttcttcttcatttgatCTCAACTTATTCctaaatatgtaaaataccCAAAAATCTTGTATCTTTTCGATTTTTAATTAAGGtccatatatttatttcttaaagatacaaatttctttaaaatataagataaaaagatTCCTTTTTGTCTTCATTCTTACATGTATTCTCTTCGAAAACATGTTCCATCGTATCATTTACGAAAAGATCAACTCTTTTAATTCCTTTACTcattaattatttcttttttatatagaaccaaaataacaatatattatctTCGCTTTGATCTAATTTGGAGACTCTAGTGGTCCTCCATATTAATAGCAACCGGTTTCATCATCATAAGCCATAACGAGTTGTTTCTTTTCCATGAATTACTACTcattatgtaaaatttacatttataCGATGTGATTGAAATCTTCGTGAATGGTGTGGGGTaacgtttttttatttaatttggccACAGCTTAAAAGAAGATATGGACATTACCGAGAGCAAATGAGAGTTGCGGCTGCATCGTTTGAAGCTGCGGTTGGTGTTGGAGCGGCCGAGGTATACACGGCGTTAGCCTCGAGGGCAATGTCAAGACACTTCCGGTGTTTAAAAGACGGTCTGGTAGGACAAGTTCAAGCGACGAGTCAAGCCTtgggagaaagagaagaggataaCCGTGCGGTCTCGATCGCTGCACGCGGCGAAACACCACGGCTGAGGTTGCTCGATCAAGCTTTGCGGCAACAGAAGTCTTATCGCCAAATGACTCTCGTCGACGCTCATCCTTGGCGTCCACAACGCGGCTTGCCTGAACGCGCCGTCACAACGTTGAGAGCTTGGCTCTTTGAACACTTTCTTCACCCGTGAGTTACTTAAATACACAATTAACCTCTTATAATATCTTTTACGCAtcatttataactaaaaatcgACGAAAGAAGCAAATTTTATATGAAGATAGGAGCCACGTTTTATAATGATCAATCCTATAATTTACTAATTATGTGTCTTTTTAGTGACACATAATTGAGTGTAGAACCACAAGAGTAtacttctatatattaaaattttattttgttttataaataaagcATTTAAAATAGCATAtatagttatagtttttttacatGAATATTTGCGAACAAGTTAAAGTGCTATACATTTTATATAGAGGGGATTGAGATTGACTTGACAAGCATAGGATACATACAATCTTCCTTAATCTGTTAATTgcataaagttttttttgtttacctttttcTTGCACTTGCATCATTGGTGTGAAAGTGAGTGTactaacatatacatatacatgtatACCAAGatatgttataaataaattaaataaaatcaaaatttaactgGTGGATGAAAGACAGAAATAGAGAAAGGTACAAAgtggattgagagagagaatcaatGTTCTTTACCTAACactaacaaaagagagaaactatgAATAACTCcttgctttttattttcctccatgtttttattttgtttttttcctcacttttttttatttttccatttataatttttattttcgaaaattatatattatcatcATATGTAAGACTTGTCTCCATCAATTCCCAAACACTGCTCAAACAATGAAACATCTTGTTAGTTTTCACCAAACCCTTTACCTTTGCTTCCATTTCTTTGCATCATTCTTCAAtcatttatattctttttttctttaattacatatatcatttattttacaAGAAATGCTATTTACTTccataaagtaaaaaaatttcttgttttttattttcagatatCCGAGCGATGTTGATAAGCACATATTGGCCCGACAAACTGGTTTATCAAGAAGTCAGGTAAACAAATAACTTCACCAATTCTTTGATACATTCCAAAGTTATTTACTAAAgttataataaaccaaaattgttAGGTATCAAATTGGTTCATTAATGCAAGAGTTAGGCTATGGAAACCAATGATTGAAGAGATGTACTGTGAAGAAACAAGAGGTGAACAAATAATGGAGATTACTACAAATCCGATGATGATCGACACTAAACCGGACCCGAACCAGATAATTCGTGTCGAACCGGAATCTTTATCTTCGATAGTGACAAACCCTACATCCAAAACCGGTCTGAAAGCACACAGCTCAAACCAGCACGCAACGACGCCGTATGGGTCAAACTTTGACTTTTCCTTGTACGGTAACCAGGCCGTGACATACGCTGGTGAAGGAGGACCACGTGGTGACGTATCGTTGACGCTAGGGTTGCAGCAACGTAATGACGGTAACGGTGGCGTGAGTCTAGCGCTGTCTCCTGTGACGGCTCAAGGTGGCCAGCTTTACTACGGTAGTAGAGACCACATTGATCAAGAAGGACCGGTTCAATACTCAGCGTCGATGTTAGATGACGATCAAGTTCAGAATTTGCCTTATAGGAATTTGATGGGAGCTCAGTTACTTCATGATATTGtctgaattataaaaaaaaaaaaaaaagatttaggaCCAACGAAAGTCTCTCTCgaaacatatttttcaaaaaccgATTCGGTTATGTAACGGTTTAGTTagataaagaaaccaaattagatatttttatatatattaccgTTGTCTGATTGGATTATGGATTGGTGGACACGGATGTATTAATATATGAGTTAGTTGGTTCGTCAATATCACTCTTNNNNNNNNNNNNNNNNNNNNNNNNNNNNNNNNNNNNNNNNNNaaaaaaaaaaaaaaaaaaaaaaaaaacgtctctTTCCATGGCGATTACGAAGGCGATTGGTTTCAAGTTTTGAATGATCGATTCTGACGGATTTGGGGGGCGAGGAGTGGATCTCCTTCGATCTCTGCTAGTTAATGATGATAGGAATCAGATCGGAAGTCTGATTTTTTCTGGGCAAAGTTTGATTCTGTTGGTTGCAGATTTTGGGATTCTTGGGATTTTCATTGGGTTCCCTGATTTTTATGATTCGGCCGGGTCGATTTCGTATACCCATATAAGGGGGTTTGGAAATGTCGAGATTGTGGTCTTGATGGTGGTATCCGATGGGGATTTCTGGAAGATACCGACACTTACATTCAGGGGTTCGGAGGTTCTGCATTTAAGTCTCAATATCTTTGTTTGGTGTGGTTGGAGTTGGAGTGGATTCTCTTCTCTGGATTTGGGCAGGATTTGTTCTTTATTGCTAGGTTCGGGTTTTAATAAGAGAAATCTTGTCTTCCGTGGTGTTAGTTTCGCGATTTCGACGGATCCGGAGTGTGAGGGAATTCTGTCCTTCGATTACAACGGGTTTGTGTATTGGTTTTTGTGGTTTACTTCCGGGGATTTATATCTGATTCGGTTGGGGATTATGCTTGAGATTTCCTTAGTCTGGTTTGGAAGGTGGATTTCGTTGATATTTCCTCATGATAATTTCCAGGATTCTTCGGTGGCTTTGATGGTACGATTGGGGATGATCTGGATAGTAATTGGAGTATATATGATACGATTTGTTCTGATCTTGGGCGAAGGGGTTGGTGTTGAGGTATATAAACGAAGGCTTGCGGTTTGTTTATGCATCATccctctctgtttttgttgttcgCTCCTTCTTGcttttgttttcatcttcatttttttctgggtttttcttGCGGGTGGCTCTTGTTCCCTCTCTTTTGTGCGAGTTATGGCTCAATTGGTTTTCAGCAAGAAGAATGCAACTTTGGTTCGTACTGTCACTGTGTCCATCTCCAATTCGGTCTTGGCTCAGAGAATTCAGCAGTTCTCGATGACCCTTATTGGCAGGCTTATGAATCCGGTGTGTCAGAATATGGAGTCCTTGATAGctaattttccaaaaatctgGAAGTTAGAAGAGAGGGTGGTTGGTGCTGACTTGGGTCAGGGtgtttttcaatttaattttgaggaagaagaagatattttgcCAGTTTTGCAGAATGGTCCATACCATTTTGATGGCTGGATGGTCTCACTGGTTAGATGGGAGCCAGTCATCTCCTCCTCCTACCCTTCAGCTATCAACTTCTGGGTTAAAGTGCCAGGGATTCCAATGCATTTGTGGGAGGTGGCTACTCTTGAAGCTATTGGTAAGAAGCTTGGGAGGATTCAAGAGGTTGATGAGGAAACAGGTAGTCTATGTGTGTCAGTCAATGGGTTTAATCCACTGATCTTCAGGATGGTGGTGCCTTTTGCAACTGGGGATGAGATTGTGGTTTCATTGGAGTATGAGAAATTGAATGGGGTTTGTGAACATTGTTCCCGGATCACCCATGACTCCAAGGTTTGTCCAGAGGTTAAGGTGGCTTCTGTCCAAGGTGCGGATTTGCAGAGGGATAGTCGAGGTAGTCAAAGGCAATTTCAAGTTGTGAAGCAAGAACAGCATCAGAATGCTGGGGGTTGGGAAAAGCCTAGAAAGCATGCTAAGAGGGCCCTGGATTTTCAGTCTACGGATTCTAGTGAATATGGATATTTCCCTCAGCAACGTTTTGGTGGTCAGAGTTCTAACGGTAACGGTTCTCACCGATCTCGTCAACAAGAGCGGCTACAGGGTCAGGCTTGGGGTCAGAAGAGGAGCTTTGGAGAGGTTACTGCTCGTGATGAAGGTTACCGTCGCGGTACACAATCAGGGAATGGGGAAGGTTCGGGTAAGGCCCCtggttttgttttaaaccgaaaGAGTGCTGGCCCGGCTTGGCCTAAACCTCTCTTTAAGGTCAAACAGGCGGCTGTTGTGGAGCATGGTTCGTTGCGGATTGATAATAATGTGGGCGATTCCAGCCCTAGTGATCCATCAGCGGTCAAGGAGGTTGAGGGAAATGCTGTTAAGGGTGATGAGGGGGCTTCTTTAGCTATGGATTTTGAGGTCGACAATGATGACTTGCTTGAGGATGGTGAATTTGACGATATGGGTAAGTCTGATCATATCGTTGTCCAGGAGGGGACTGTTTCTCCAAATCAGGGTGTGGGGGGTCTTACGGATCAAGGGTCTGAGGCTCAAGTGGATCAAGTAACTGATTCCCAGGGTGATTATGACTGTAAGCCACAAGGTAATTCCTCTCCTCATGTATCGGTTGAGTTAGCCGTGGGGATTGTTAATAATGCTATGGCAGCATTTACTTTAGATGCGACAGGTGGTCACAAAAGGAAGAATTTTAATCCTTATGTTAGGAAGAGTGTTAGCGGTTCTAGGATACCTTCTTTGGCTTTAGCTTCTCCTGGGAAACGATTACTAGCTAAGGCTTTGTCTAAACCTGCAGGTGAAGGGAATAAACAGAAGCTGGTGGGGGAAACTGGGTAATAATACAATGGGCGCTAAACCTTCGGATGGGGGGCGTTAAGGAAAGAAAGGGATGGGGGCTCTCCCGAAACCGCCGGCTAGAACGTGAAGATTctgagttggaactgtcagggcatagGGGTGGATCTGACAGAAGGATATTTGGGAGATTTGTGGAAGCAGCATCGGCCAgacatcttatttttatcagaaactaaaaagtgtttttcttatttacaaaaatttcaaaaaaagtttggttataataatttgtatactGTTGATCCCCATGGTTCTAGTGGTGGGTTAGCTTTATTTTTCatggatgaaataaaactttctattttatatgatagTAATCGGATTATTGATGTTCAAGCTTCATTTGGTCAACAATTGgtttatttgtcttttgtttatggggatCCAATCCCGCAAAATCGGACAAAGGTATGGGAGAAGTTAATGGATATTGGTTCTCTCCGGATAGATCCTTGGTTTTTGATTGGAGACTTTAATGAACTGGTTGGGAATCACGAGAAAAGGGGTGAGGCTCTACGACCTGCTTCCTCTTTTGTGCCCTTTCAAACAATGATTCGGCACTGTGGCATGCTTGAATTCCCGTGTTATGGAGAGCAATTATCCTGGCGAGGTAATCGTCGTAACAATCAGGTGGTTCGGTGTCGCTTAGACCGTGCTTTAGGTAATGAAGACTGGCATAGTTTTTTCCCAAATTCGAGGGTGGAttatttggagatgattggGTCTGATCATTGTCCTATTTTGGCTACTTGTCTCAAGACAGCCTCTCGCCGGTATAGGCAGTTTCGCTTTGATAAACGCTGGTTGGGGAAGGACGGACTTCTAGGTGCGGTAGAGTCCGGGTGGGCGCGCACAAATAATTTTCGGGTTCCGGCTTTTGTGGATAAAATTAGGAATTGTCGAAATTCGATTTCGTGGTGGCGGAAAAATAACGTGATTTCTGGCCCGTCCCTTATCTCTTCACTGAAGGCTGCCTTACAGGAGGCAAAGATGGATGACTTGATTTCACAGGATGAGATTCGGGACATtgagagaaaattaaaagaggctTATCGGGATGAGGAGTTGTACTGGCAACAGAAGAGTCGGAAATTCTGGTTGCGGGTGGgcgataaaaatacaaaatatttccATGCTTCGACTAAGCAGCGGAGGGTTCGGAATAGGATTGTGGGGTTATTTGGTCCGGATAACGTTTGGGATGAGTCGCCATTGGGAATGGAGACTATAGCCTCCaaatattttgaggatttgtttaAACGGTCTGACGTAACTGGATTATCGGAAATTCTTCAGGAGATTTCACCTATTATTACAGATAATATGAACCGAAGTCTAACAAGGGAAATTACGGAAGCGGAGGTTCGGAAAGCCTTATTTGCTATGCATCCAGAGAAATCTCCAGGCCCTGACGGTATGACGGCTTTATTTTTTCAACGGTTCTGGCCTTCTTTAAACGGAGATTTGGTGGCTCTggtcaaaaacttttttaggACGGGTGGTTTTGATCCTCGCCTTAATGAGACTAATATTTGTCTCATCCCTAAGGTGGATCGACCACAACGAATGACGGAATTTCGGCCTATCAGTCTGTGTAATATGAgctataagattatttcaaaagttttatgttttcGGCTAAAGCGGTTTTTTACCGTCTCTGGTTTCTGAAACACAATCGGCATTTGTGTCGGGCCGGTTGATTACGGATAATATCCTAGTGGCTCAGGAAATGTTCCACGGGTTAAATACTAATCCACGCTGTAAGTCGGAGTTTCTGgctttcaaaacggatatgagtaaagcgTATGACCGGATCAAATGGGATTTTTTGGAAGCGGTGATGGTTAAATTAGGTTTTGATAGGCGGTGGATTacatggattatgtggtgtgtttcttcgGTTTCGTATCAAGTTCTCCTTAATGGTCAACCTCGGGGATCTATTTTACCAAAGCGGGGTTTACGTCAGGGTGATCCTCTTTCCCcctatttgtttattctttgtacaGAGGTTTTGATAGCgaatattaaaaaggctgaaCGGGAGAAGAAACTTACGGGAATTTCAATTGCTCGGGATTGTCCCTCGATTTCACATCttttgtttgcggatgatagcctGTTCTTTTGTAAGGCAGAGGAATCTGAATGTAAAGTGGTCATGGATATTATAGGTAATTATGGGAAAGCCTCGGGCCAGGAGGTCAATTTAGAGAAATCGTCCATTATGTTCGGTAAGAAAGTTTCGTCTGATGTAAGGACTCAGATTAAAAAGGTTATTGGTATTTCTAGAGAGGGTGGAATGGGTTCCtatttgggtattcctgaaAATCTACAGGGTTCGAAGACTGAAGTTTTCAGTTATGTTAATGATCGCTTAGATGAGCGAGTTAATGGCTGGTCGACGAAGATACTATCAAAAGGGGGTAAAGAGATTATGATCAAATCAGTTGCGTTAGCTCTTCCGACTCATGTCATGTCATGCTATAAATTAACTCAGGAGTTAACGTCCAGACTTACGAGTGCTATTTCAAGATTTTGGTGGAAGTCTAATGATAAAGCCAGCGGTCTACATTGGGTAGCTTGGGATAAGCTCTGTGAGGATAAATGCGATGGGGGCTTGGGATTCCGTGCTCTGGAAGAATTTAATGATGCA from Camelina sativa cultivar DH55 chromosome 2, Cs, whole genome shotgun sequence includes the following:
- the LOC104730099 gene encoding uncharacterized protein LOC104730099, which translates into the protein MIDSDGFGGRGVDLLRSLLVNDDRNQIGSLIFSGQSLILLVADFGILGIFIGFPDFYDSAGSISYTHIRGFGNVEIVVLMVVSDGDFWKIPTLTFRGSEVLHLSLNIFVWCGWSWSGFSSLDLGRICSLLLGSGFNKRNLVFRGVSFAISTDPECEGILSFDYNGFVYWFLWFTSGDLYLIRLGIMLEISLVWFGRWISLIFPHDNFQDSSVALMVRLGMIWIVIGVYMIRFVLILGEGVGVEVYKRRLAVCLCIIPLCFCCSLLLAFVFIFIFFWVFLAGGSCSLSFVRVMAQLVFSKKNATLVRTVTVSISNSVLAQRIQQFSMTLIGRLMNPVCQNMESLIANFPKIWKLEERVVGADLGQGVFQFNFEEEEDILPVLQNGPYHFDGWMVSLVRWEPVISSSYPSAINFWVKVPGIPMHLWEVATLEAIGKKLGRIQEVDEETGSLCVSVNGFNPLIFRMVVPFATGDEIVVSLEYEKLNGVCEHCSRITHDSKVCPEVKVASVQGADLQRDSRGSQRQFQVVKQEQHQNAGGWEKPRKHAKRALDFQSTDSSEYGYFPQQRFGGQSSNGNGSHRSRQQERLQGQAWGQKRSFGEVTARDEGYRRGTQSGNGEGSGKAPGFVLNRKSAGPAWPKPLFKVKQAAVVEHGSLRIDNNVGDSSPSDPSAVKEVEGNAVKGDEGASLAMDFEVDNDDLLEDGEFDDMGKSDHIVVQEGTVSPNQGVGGLTDQGSEAQVDQVTDSQGDYDCKPQGEGNKQKLVGETG
- the LOC104730093 gene encoding homeobox protein BEL1 homolog, whose translation is MARDQFYGHNHHHHQEQQHQMINQIQGFDETNQNPTDHHHYGHQIFGSNSNMGMMIDFSKQQQIRMTSGPDHHHHHHHDQTSGGTDQNQLLEDSSSTMRLCNVNNDFPSEVNDERPPQRPSQGLSLSLSSSNPTSISLQPFELRTQQQQQGYSGKSTHHQNLQHSQMMMMMMNSHHQNNNHQHHNHQHQFQIGSSKYLSPAQELLSEFCSLGVKESDEEVMMMKHKKKQKGKQQEEWDTSHNNNDQHDQSATTSSKKHVPPLHSLEFMELQKRKAKLLSLLEELKRRYGHYREQMRVAAASFEAAVGVGAAEVYTALASRAMSRHFRCLKDGLVGQVQATSQALGEREEDNRAVSIAARGETPRLRLLDQALRQQKSYRQMTLVDAHPWRPQRGLPERAVTTLRAWLFEHFLHPYPSDVDKHILARQTGLSRSQVSNWFINARVRLWKPMIEEMYCEETRGEQIMEITTNPMMIDTKPDPNQIIRVEPESLSSIVTNPTSKTGLKAHSSNQHATTPYGSNFDFSLYGNQAVTYAGEGGPRGDVSLTLGLQQRNDGNGGVSLALSPVTAQGGQLYYGSRDHIDQEGPVQYSASMLDDDQVQNLPYRNLMGAQLLHDIV